A single region of the Novosphingobium sp. genome encodes:
- a CDS encoding carbonic anhydrase, with translation MAQLNNIKTHPSVALALDQGRLTLHGWVYDIGEGSIEAYDAASGRFVDLVEYPETNATVLAAAA, from the coding sequence ATCGCCCAGCTCAACAACATCAAAACGCACCCTTCCGTCGCCCTGGCTCTCGATCAGGGCCGCCTTACGCTCCACGGGTGGGTCTATGACATCGGTGAGGGATCGATCGAAGCATACGATGCTGCGAGTGGCCGGTTCGTTGATCTGGTCGAATATCCCGAGACAAACGCGACCGTCCTCGCCGCCGCCGCCTAA
- a CDS encoding carbonic anhydrase — protein MQRLIEGFKKFREGEYPERISLFQDLATRQEPGTLFVTCSDSRVVPELVTQREPGDLFVIRNAGNIIPSFGPEPGGVTASVEYAVAALGVEDIVICGHSDCGAMTAIATCQCLEHLPTVAGWLHHADAAKAVNDAHSAQLRRGPGRGDGARKRHRPAQQHQNAPFRRPGSRSGPPYAPRVGL, from the coding sequence ATGCAAAGGCTGATCGAAGGGTTCAAAAAGTTCAGGGAAGGGGAATATCCCGAACGCATCTCTCTCTTCCAAGACCTCGCAACAAGGCAGGAGCCAGGTACGCTTTTTGTGACCTGTTCCGACAGCCGGGTCGTTCCGGAGTTGGTCACCCAGCGCGAGCCGGGTGATCTGTTCGTGATCCGCAACGCGGGAAACATCATCCCTTCGTTCGGCCCCGAACCCGGCGGGGTTACCGCCTCGGTCGAGTACGCCGTCGCCGCGCTGGGCGTGGAGGATATCGTGATCTGCGGCCATTCCGACTGCGGCGCGATGACCGCCATCGCCACCTGCCAGTGTCTGGAGCACCTGCCGACGGTCGCCGGCTGGCTGCACCACGCCGATGCCGCCAAGGCGGTCAACGACGCACACTCCGCACAGCTGCGACGAGGCCCGGGTCGCGGGGATGGTGCGCGAAAACGTCATCGCCCAGCTCAACAACATCAAAACGCACCCTTCCGTCGCCCTGGCTCTCGATCAGGGCCGCCTTACGCTCCACGGGTGGGTCTATGA
- the cynR gene encoding transcriptional regulator CynR: MLLRHLRYLSAVVEHGSFTRAAQALHVSQPALSQQIRQLEEQLGVQLLDRSGKSVRATDAGATYLSHVHRAFREIDAAGRAARDVNDLSSGRLRLGFTPSFSGYLIAPLARRFREQYPGIALDLLALSQDEIEAGLADDKLDCAIAFWASSVTGIVAQPLHTERLSLIARYDHAAMVSQSIDIASIEQVEMVLLNGSFATRQTIDKHFKRHGIKPKVVIETSSMTTLIELVRSSSLVTVLPDAVAFERDDLRFLPLVPAIDARRVVLLQREGGYRSAAARAFVATLDVFVQELGPPSLR, translated from the coding sequence ATGCTCCTTCGCCATCTTCGGTACCTCTCGGCAGTTGTGGAGCATGGGAGCTTCACACGTGCGGCTCAGGCCCTGCATGTGTCTCAGCCAGCGCTATCGCAGCAGATCCGCCAGTTAGAAGAGCAACTGGGCGTGCAGTTGCTGGACCGTTCGGGAAAATCTGTGCGCGCCACGGATGCTGGCGCAACATACCTGAGCCATGTGCACCGGGCCTTTCGCGAGATCGACGCGGCGGGCCGCGCCGCACGTGATGTCAATGATCTCAGCTCTGGCAGGCTGCGTCTCGGCTTTACCCCCAGCTTCAGCGGTTACCTGATTGCGCCGCTCGCACGGCGGTTCCGCGAGCAATATCCTGGGATTGCGCTCGACCTGCTCGCCTTGTCGCAGGATGAGATTGAAGCCGGGCTTGCCGACGACAAGCTCGATTGCGCGATCGCCTTCTGGGCCTCGAGCGTCACCGGCATCGTTGCGCAGCCGCTGCACACTGAACGGTTGTCGCTGATTGCTCGATATGATCACGCGGCGATGGTGAGCCAATCCATTGATATTGCGAGCATAGAGCAGGTGGAGATGGTTCTTCTGAACGGGAGCTTCGCCACCCGCCAAACCATCGACAAGCATTTCAAGCGGCACGGGATCAAGCCGAAAGTCGTGATCGAGACAAGTTCCATGACAACGCTCATCGAACTTGTGCGATCGAGTTCACTGGTGACGGTTCTCCCCGATGCCGTCGCATTTGAACGAGACGACCTGCGTTTCCTGCCCCTCGTCCCGGCAATCGACGCACGGAGGGTGGTCTTGTTACAACGCGAGGGCGGCTATCGCTCAGCCGCTGCAAGGGCATTTGTCGCTACGCTTGATGTTTTCGTGCAGGAGCTAGGACCGCCATCGCTGAGATAG
- a CDS encoding TetR/AcrR family transcriptional regulator codes for MSSDITPQEGTRARKRRETLARITEAGISLFLKKGYAPTTLDDIAAAAGISRRTFFYYFKSKDEILLSLQSGMGEMIVDALRKQPSEKRPLEAVRDAVLKICGMFPADEMIAIDHLMRTNPVVQARKQASMIEHEATLYAALREKWAAPDQAVGLRMVAMMAMGAVRVATDAFHQEGGKRPFTDLLNENFDALIDASETGGWPLGKRRSLRHISRWKR; via the coding sequence ATGAGCAGCGACATCACACCGCAAGAGGGTACGCGGGCGCGCAAGCGCCGCGAGACGCTTGCGCGGATCACCGAGGCAGGTATCTCCCTGTTCCTCAAGAAGGGCTATGCCCCGACCACGCTCGACGACATTGCAGCGGCGGCAGGCATTTCCCGGCGGACTTTCTTCTACTATTTCAAATCAAAGGACGAGATCCTGCTGTCGCTTCAGAGCGGCATGGGCGAGATGATCGTCGATGCCCTCAGAAAGCAACCATCCGAAAAGCGACCGCTCGAGGCAGTTCGAGACGCAGTGCTGAAAATCTGCGGGATGTTCCCTGCCGACGAAATGATCGCGATCGATCACTTGATGCGGACGAACCCGGTTGTGCAGGCGCGCAAGCAGGCGAGCATGATCGAGCACGAGGCAACGCTTTATGCGGCGCTCCGCGAAAAATGGGCGGCGCCCGACCAAGCCGTTGGGTTACGAATGGTAGCGATGATGGCGATGGGAGCGGTTCGGGTTGCTACTGATGCATTCCATCAAGAAGGCGGCAAGCGGCCGTTTACCGATCTGTTGAACGAGAATTTCGATGCTCTAATCGACGCATCTGAGACCGGCGGATGGCCGTTAGGCAAGAGGCGGTCGCTGCGGCACATTTCAAGGTGGAAACGCTGA
- a CDS encoding oxidoreductase, whose product MANWTASDIPPQTGRVAIVTGTGGLGYEDALALARAGAQVILAGRNPDKGADAIGKIRTAVPGANILFEQLDLASLASVAAFAVRFAGRFDRLDVLINNAGVMVPPQRRETQDGFELQLGTNYLGHFALTGRLLPLLRRTAGSRVVTLSSIAARSGAIDFDDINARAHYQPMPAYSQSKLACLMFSLELQRRSDRGQWAVTSIGAHPGVARTDLLHNAPGRRSVMGLTRSLLWFLFQPVAQGALPTLFAATSSKAVPGGYYGPRSLGETSGAPATARIPPQALDAEAATRLWDLSENLTGVSFG is encoded by the coding sequence ATGGCAAATTGGACTGCATCAGATATTCCCCCACAGACGGGCCGTGTCGCGATCGTCACCGGCACCGGCGGTCTGGGGTATGAGGATGCGCTGGCACTGGCGCGCGCCGGAGCCCAGGTGATCCTAGCCGGGCGCAATCCCGACAAGGGTGCCGATGCGATCGGAAAGATCAGGACCGCCGTACCAGGTGCAAACATTCTGTTCGAACAGCTTGATCTCGCCAGCCTCGCTTCTGTCGCGGCCTTCGCTGTTCGGTTTGCGGGGCGATTTGATCGCCTCGATGTGCTGATCAACAATGCCGGCGTGATGGTGCCGCCGCAACGGCGAGAGACCCAGGACGGCTTCGAGCTTCAACTCGGCACGAACTATCTCGGCCATTTCGCTTTGACCGGTCGGCTTCTCCCTCTTCTGCGCCGGACCGCCGGATCGAGGGTCGTCACGCTGTCGAGCATAGCGGCCCGAAGCGGGGCGATCGATTTTGACGATATCAACGCCAGGGCGCATTACCAGCCGATGCCGGCCTATAGCCAATCCAAGCTTGCATGCCTCATGTTCAGCCTGGAGCTGCAACGACGCAGCGATCGCGGTCAATGGGCAGTGACCAGCATCGGTGCCCATCCGGGCGTCGCGCGGACTGATCTATTGCACAATGCCCCGGGGCGCCGCAGCGTTATGGGGCTTACCCGATCGCTGCTGTGGTTCCTGTTCCAGCCTGTAGCGCAAGGGGCATTGCCGACGCTGTTTGCGGCGACGTCTTCCAAGGCTGTACCCGGCGGCTATTATGGCCCAAGGAGCCTTGGCGAGACCAGCGGTGCGCCCGCCACCGCGCGGATTCCACCGCAAGCACTCGACGCAGAGGCTGCAACGAGGCTGTGGGATCTCTCTGAAAATCTGACCGGCGTCAGCTTCGGCTGA
- a CDS encoding GGDEF domain-containing protein — MLVNAMLALLSSAIFIASWASRLNPPRNKGLLHWGIGYALIGSGFCVLALPAARIDFPYLVLCGNLLIDVGTVLTLLGVAAYFQRLGWELWALLPAAVLASVEISLVLSGGENYRVMVPFGAGARAIVTIATATMLWRCSDEASRLAARSSSLFHLAWAAMLALRIGWWFAHPSMGAGADPTSTFGLLSRLLLTWAITPTYLWMLSRELDAELIRHARQDPLTGIANRRVMWAEGEKWVETVDRKGRYMAVVIIDLDHFKAVNDNWGHAAGDEVLVGVAHTLARHKREEDLLARIGGEEFMVLIRHEHRDLVKATNAIEAIAERLRQAIEKQEFSFSDSDILKCTASIGYAVSQRGQSHWSTVVEAADKALYDAKRNGRNQVRGSRVGPNRQPPLPLGS; from the coding sequence TTGCTCGTCAATGCGATGCTCGCACTCTTGTCCTCGGCGATATTCATCGCCTCCTGGGCCAGTCGGCTGAACCCGCCAAGAAACAAGGGCCTGCTACACTGGGGGATCGGCTATGCGCTGATTGGATCCGGCTTCTGCGTCCTCGCGCTTCCAGCGGCACGGATCGATTTCCCCTATCTGGTACTTTGCGGGAATCTCTTGATCGACGTTGGGACCGTGTTGACCCTGCTGGGGGTGGCCGCCTATTTTCAGCGTTTGGGCTGGGAGCTGTGGGCGCTTCTGCCCGCGGCCGTTCTCGCCAGTGTCGAGATCAGCCTCGTCCTGAGCGGCGGCGAGAATTATCGGGTCATGGTGCCCTTCGGCGCCGGGGCGCGAGCGATTGTCACAATTGCGACCGCAACCATGCTTTGGCGATGCTCGGATGAGGCCAGCCGATTGGCCGCACGCTCGTCAAGTCTCTTCCATCTGGCCTGGGCTGCCATGCTGGCGCTCAGGATTGGCTGGTGGTTCGCACATCCCTCGATGGGCGCGGGGGCGGATCCGACGTCGACTTTCGGACTGTTGTCACGCCTGTTGCTGACCTGGGCAATCACACCGACCTATCTATGGATGCTGAGCCGGGAGCTGGATGCCGAACTCATCCGCCACGCCCGGCAGGATCCTCTCACGGGGATTGCGAACCGACGCGTGATGTGGGCGGAAGGCGAGAAATGGGTGGAAACGGTGGATCGCAAGGGGCGATACATGGCTGTCGTCATCATTGATCTCGATCATTTCAAGGCCGTAAACGACAATTGGGGGCACGCGGCGGGCGACGAGGTACTGGTCGGCGTGGCACATACCTTGGCGCGGCATAAGCGGGAGGAGGATCTGCTTGCGCGCATCGGGGGAGAGGAGTTCATGGTCCTGATCCGTCATGAGCATCGGGACCTCGTAAAGGCGACGAATGCAATCGAAGCCATCGCCGAGAGGCTTCGCCAGGCAATCGAGAAGCAGGAATTCAGTTTCTCCGATAGTGACATCCTGAAGTGCACGGCGAGCATCGGCTACGCGGTGTCACAGCGCGGGCAATCGCATTGGAGTACCGTCGTCGAAGCGGCAGACAAGGCGCTCTATGATGCCAAGCGGAACGGTCGCAATCAGGTCCGCGGATCCAGAGTCGGGCCCAATAGACAGCCTCCGCTGCCGCTTGGATCATAA
- a CDS encoding ShlB/FhaC/HecB family hemolysin secretion/activation protein — protein MSSPGAISPTPVAHAAERFVDQPARRDTLERLAVAMSDAYGTSDVVLYTVAIQGQNLSGGRVIVRVAQGFIKGITYPDGSTPVIRTYAQHLLGMKPLRRSALERELSLMRDIAGANVTVDLPRGRQPGGVILSLKMKRKPIDGSLAYDNSRSQLLGQGQFNATISGDSLLRDGDETKLNVMVARNFRSFISTALSRATPLGHNGLKLTLSGAWLKTDVPAYNLRGHAVVGGASLSYPVIRSYRKNLTVSVGLDVLNSDSALFGTVASSDHIRTMRVAAGYSWAGKKTVWSLGSTVSQGLAILICPNQQNLQGSARAPLTLVLVIAVRMWPFV, from the coding sequence ATGTCCAGCCCGGGCGCGATCAGCCCGACCCCCGTTGCCCATGCCGCCGAGCGTTTCGTGGACCAGCCCGCAAGGCGCGACACGCTGGAGAGACTGGCGGTGGCCATGTCGGATGCCTATGGCACCAGCGATGTGGTGCTCTACACCGTTGCCATTCAGGGCCAGAACTTGTCCGGCGGGCGGGTGATCGTGCGCGTGGCGCAGGGCTTTATCAAGGGGATCACCTATCCCGATGGCTCGACCCCGGTGATCCGTACCTATGCGCAGCATCTGCTGGGGATGAAGCCGCTGCGCCGCTCGGCGCTTGAGCGGGAGTTGTCCCTGATGCGCGATATCGCCGGGGCGAATGTCACCGTCGATCTGCCGCGCGGGCGACAGCCGGGCGGGGTGATCCTGTCGCTCAAGATGAAGCGCAAGCCTATCGACGGCTCGCTGGCCTATGACAACAGCCGCTCGCAACTGCTGGGCCAGGGGCAGTTCAACGCCACAATTTCTGGGGACAGCCTGCTGCGCGACGGCGATGAGACCAAGCTAAATGTGATGGTGGCCCGCAACTTCCGTAGCTTTATCTCCACCGCACTGAGCCGCGCCACTCCGCTGGGCCATAATGGGCTGAAGCTGACTCTCTCCGGCGCATGGTTGAAAACAGACGTCCCCGCATACAATCTGCGCGGCCATGCGGTGGTGGGCGGCGCCTCGCTCAGCTATCCGGTGATCCGGAGCTATCGCAAGAACCTGACCGTCAGCGTCGGGCTAGATGTGTTGAACAGCGATTCCGCCCTGTTCGGCACCGTCGCCTCCAGCGACCATATCCGCACCATGCGCGTGGCGGCGGGCTACTCATGGGCGGGCAAGAAAACGGTCTGGTCGCTGGGCAGCACGGTGAGTCAGGGTCTGGCGATCCTCATCTGCCCCAATCAGCAGAACCTGCAAGGTAGCGCCAGAGCACCGCTTACCTTGGTTCTGGTGATAGCAGTCAGGATGTGGCCTTTTGTTTAG
- a CDS encoding PepSY-associated TM helix domain-containing protein yields MNKKTTTSTARPAKTWIAALLAGHSALGLSFCALIYLICLSGTLAVFEHELQRWEQPLLPIATELAPQAIDTAITQIRQKAPTDAASSITITLPTQDRPQMLVSAGGHEGKGGHDWYADGYGRLVIEARHPATSFIAELHTGLHLPLGVGTVIIGLSGMALLCLIISGTLAHARMFKDAFKLRLGGARRLQLADMHNRLGTWALPFALIISFTGAFIALFFFMFAGVATTTYRGDMGKAFADLAGPFPKHDRRPQPLPPIAPLIAQARLAMPMATMDTLDIQQPGTRGQQIGISLREANPLLAPARFVFDGDGRQIYSSVAPPFSAPQQLLLATQPVHYGWFGGLGVKIAYGLLGIVLCVVTSTGARVWLERRRDKGRPAPTFERLWIAVKWGQPLGIALAVWIALVSTGAIAPTLVWVLVSAATLLAAAFRGAQDRLDRWLRIALASVLAVVVVSHLWIWRDSEAILVSWPIDGMILISAIMVGFTLPRR; encoded by the coding sequence ATGAACAAGAAGACGACAACCTCGACCGCACGGCCGGCGAAAACCTGGATTGCGGCATTGTTGGCGGGCCATTCGGCACTGGGCCTGAGCTTCTGTGCGCTCATCTATCTGATCTGCCTGAGTGGCACTCTTGCCGTCTTCGAACATGAACTTCAGCGCTGGGAGCAGCCGCTGCTACCCATTGCTACCGAGCTTGCGCCCCAGGCGATCGATACCGCCATTACGCAAATCCGGCAGAAGGCGCCCACCGATGCGGCTTCATCCATCACGATCACCCTGCCGACGCAAGATCGGCCTCAAATGCTTGTCTCTGCCGGTGGACATGAGGGTAAGGGCGGTCACGATTGGTATGCCGATGGATATGGCCGCCTCGTGATCGAAGCGCGTCATCCGGCCACCTCCTTTATCGCCGAGCTTCATACCGGGCTTCACCTGCCCTTGGGCGTTGGCACGGTCATCATCGGCCTGTCGGGTATGGCGCTGCTCTGCCTGATCATCTCGGGCACGCTCGCCCATGCGCGTATGTTCAAGGATGCCTTCAAGTTGCGTCTGGGCGGTGCGCGCCGGCTCCAGCTTGCTGATATGCATAACCGACTGGGCACATGGGCGCTGCCATTTGCCTTGATCATTTCATTTACGGGCGCCTTCATTGCGCTCTTCTTTTTCATGTTCGCCGGTGTGGCGACCACGACCTATCGGGGCGATATGGGCAAGGCATTCGCTGATCTGGCGGGGCCCTTCCCAAAACATGACAGGCGCCCACAGCCTTTGCCGCCGATCGCACCCTTGATCGCGCAGGCTCGCCTAGCGATGCCGATGGCCACAATGGACACGCTCGATATTCAACAGCCGGGAACGCGCGGCCAGCAGATCGGGATCAGTCTTCGCGAGGCGAACCCGCTGCTCGCCCCGGCTCGTTTCGTGTTCGACGGTGATGGTCGGCAGATCTACTCCAGCGTGGCGCCCCCCTTCTCGGCCCCGCAACAGCTTCTGCTGGCAACCCAGCCTGTGCATTATGGATGGTTCGGGGGGCTCGGGGTCAAGATTGCTTATGGCCTTCTGGGCATTGTGCTCTGCGTGGTAACATCAACCGGCGCCCGGGTCTGGCTCGAGCGTCGACGCGACAAGGGACGTCCGGCTCCGACCTTCGAGCGGCTGTGGATCGCTGTCAAATGGGGACAGCCGCTCGGTATTGCGCTTGCCGTCTGGATTGCGCTGGTGAGCACCGGCGCCATAGCGCCGACCCTGGTTTGGGTCCTCGTCAGCGCAGCAACATTGCTGGCCGCAGCTTTCCGAGGGGCGCAAGATCGTCTGGATCGCTGGTTGCGAATTGCGCTTGCGTCCGTGCTTGCGGTCGTGGTGGTGTCACATCTTTGGATCTGGCGTGACTCCGAAGCCATCTTGGTATCCTGGCCAATCGACGGAATGATTTTAATCAGTGCAATCATGGTGGGATTTACTCTGCCGAGGCGTTGA
- a CDS encoding siderophore-interacting protein yields MKEQPVSPKNADRQLGVISKALIRLLMRNARVSACESLGSRFRLITLEGEELRHVSWSAGEKIQISLGSAFTNRTYTPLNWDAPAGTTRILVFAHGEGPGSAWALNVKVGDPCHLFGPRRSLDPSSLPANLILFGDETSLGLAKALQETRQPGTLRTILEVDSVDETGSVVTALALQNVELITRGASNTQTAAEPTDMDCGFLLTGKAQSIQVLRTDLKARGIPVSSIITKAYWAPGKRGLD; encoded by the coding sequence ATGAAAGAACAACCCGTTTCGCCCAAAAACGCCGACCGCCAGCTTGGCGTGATCAGCAAGGCGCTCATCAGGCTGCTGATGCGTAATGCACGCGTAAGCGCATGCGAATCGCTCGGATCGCGATTCCGACTCATCACGCTTGAGGGCGAGGAACTACGCCACGTGTCCTGGTCCGCTGGGGAGAAAATTCAAATTTCGCTTGGTTCGGCATTTACCAACCGGACCTATACACCGCTCAATTGGGATGCACCTGCTGGCACCACCCGGATCCTCGTCTTCGCGCATGGAGAGGGCCCGGGCAGCGCATGGGCACTCAATGTCAAGGTTGGCGACCCATGCCATCTCTTCGGCCCGCGGCGCTCACTGGATCCGTCTTCTCTGCCGGCCAACCTTATTCTCTTTGGCGATGAAACATCGCTAGGCCTTGCCAAGGCTTTGCAGGAGACGCGGCAGCCTGGCACTTTGCGCACGATCCTTGAAGTGGACTCGGTTGACGAGACTGGCTCAGTCGTCACTGCCCTCGCCCTTCAGAACGTCGAGCTTATCACGCGCGGCGCCAGCAACACGCAAACTGCCGCAGAGCCAACCGACATGGATTGCGGCTTCCTGCTCACCGGGAAAGCACAGTCTATCCAGGTCCTTCGAACAGACTTGAAGGCAAGAGGCATTCCGGTTTCCAGCATCATAACCAAGGCTTACTGGGCGCCCGGGAAGCGGGGGCTGGATTGA
- a CDS encoding tetratricopeptide repeat protein → MRLAANPREAVSAIRTAAQREIAAAQLVYGQLLLDGRGVKRDPVAALAWFERAAAQGEPEAWNMVGRCHEKGWGTPQDYRRAMPYFERAAALGHVWAKVNLAQILMRLGDPADRPRAYHLFEEAAGVGHLKAINSLARCLEEGWAGPADPRRAAVLYRVAAERGDHWAKFNLATLLYAQGAHDEAFHWLNRCIEKSDDGFRGRIAAVLLDHADGRLRAIGLDALARRAPCQAPPTSHEPEPSRWALLKRWARRMNPFKPPGRRTLSPPSLAAPHVHRAPRAFFLIRG, encoded by the coding sequence ATGCGCCTTGCCGCTAATCCGCGCGAAGCCGTCAGCGCAATCCGCACCGCCGCGCAGCGCGAGATTGCGGCTGCCCAACTCGTCTATGGCCAACTGCTGCTTGATGGCCGCGGCGTGAAGCGCGATCCCGTCGCTGCGCTGGCCTGGTTTGAACGCGCCGCCGCGCAAGGCGAACCCGAAGCCTGGAACATGGTCGGGCGTTGCCATGAGAAAGGCTGGGGCACGCCGCAGGACTATCGCCGTGCGATGCCCTATTTCGAGCGCGCCGCCGCGCTCGGCCATGTCTGGGCCAAGGTCAATCTCGCCCAAATCCTGATGCGGCTGGGCGACCCCGCTGACCGGCCCCGCGCCTATCATCTGTTCGAGGAAGCTGCCGGGGTTGGTCATCTCAAGGCGATCAATTCCCTCGCCCGATGTCTTGAGGAGGGCTGGGCCGGGCCTGCCGATCCACGCCGCGCGGCGGTTCTCTATCGGGTCGCGGCCGAGCGCGGCGACCATTGGGCAAAGTTCAATCTTGCCACCTTGCTCTATGCCCAGGGCGCTCATGACGAAGCATTTCATTGGCTTAACCGCTGCATCGAGAAAAGCGATGATGGGTTTCGCGGTCGCATCGCCGCAGTGCTGCTCGACCATGCCGATGGGCGGCTACGAGCCATCGGTCTCGATGCTCTTGCACGGCGTGCGCCATGCCAGGCGCCACCCACCTCTCACGAACCGGAGCCAAGCCGCTGGGCACTGCTCAAACGATGGGCCCGGCGCATGAACCCTTTCAAGCCGCCGGGCAGGCGAACCTTATCCCCCCCAAGCCTAGCCGCGCCCCATGTTCATCGCGCTCCACGCGCCTTCTTCCTAATCCGAGGTTAA